Proteins encoded together in one Chitinophaga lutea window:
- a CDS encoding methylenetetrahydrofolate reductase, translating into MESTLRDKIINRQPGLVFYSLTPPKVTTEAERLIIIAANQVERLKSVAIDGLILYDIQDEATRTEKERTYSFIPTIPPETYSKEFLSGLNVPRIIYKSIANKTNDQFAGWLRENGEIEYTVFVGASSHQQVEETKFSLTDAYQLRKEAFDHITLGGVTIPERHRKKGDEHIRIFDKMDKGCSFFVSQCVYNLNESKNLLSDYYYHALETGNRPAPIIFTLTPCGSLKTLQFMEWLGIEVPRWLYNDLKHSKDILEASVTTATHIAEELLAYANLKNIPVGFNIESISIKKDEIAAAHVLLKNVLALVRPEGKHAFVKELGSIVE; encoded by the coding sequence ATGGAAAGTACCCTCAGGGACAAGATCATCAACCGGCAACCGGGATTGGTATTTTACAGCCTTACGCCGCCCAAGGTTACCACCGAGGCGGAGCGCCTTATCATCATTGCGGCCAATCAGGTAGAAAGGCTGAAGAGTGTGGCCATCGACGGCCTGATCCTTTACGACATCCAGGATGAAGCTACCCGTACGGAAAAGGAAAGGACCTATTCGTTCATTCCCACCATTCCGCCCGAAACATACAGCAAGGAGTTTTTATCCGGCTTGAACGTACCCCGGATCATTTATAAAAGCATCGCCAACAAAACAAACGACCAGTTTGCAGGCTGGTTACGCGAGAACGGGGAAATCGAATATACGGTGTTCGTAGGCGCGTCGTCGCACCAGCAGGTGGAAGAAACGAAGTTTTCCCTGACCGATGCCTATCAGCTGAGAAAAGAGGCTTTCGACCACATAACGCTGGGTGGGGTGACTATTCCGGAGCGGCACAGGAAGAAAGGCGACGAGCACATCCGGATTTTTGACAAGATGGACAAAGGCTGCAGCTTCTTCGTGTCGCAATGCGTGTACAATCTCAATGAGTCGAAGAACCTGCTGTCTGACTACTATTACCATGCGCTGGAAACGGGCAACCGCCCCGCGCCGATCATTTTTACGCTGACGCCCTGCGGTTCGCTGAAGACCCTCCAGTTCATGGAGTGGCTGGGCATTGAAGTGCCCCGCTGGCTGTACAACGACCTGAAACATTCCAAGGACATCCTGGAAGCTTCCGTAACCACGGCCACTCACATTGCGGAGGAATTGCTGGCGTATGCGAACCTGAAGAATATCCCGGTGGGATTTAACATCGAGAGCATCTCCATCAAAAAAGACGAGATCGCAGCGGCCCATGTATTGCTGAAGAATGTGCTGGCCCTCGTGCGGCCGGAGGGAAAACATGCGTTCGTGAAGGAGTTGGGAAGTATCGTGGAATAG